The following proteins come from a genomic window of Dongia rigui:
- a CDS encoding TspO/MBR family protein, which translates to MIDQSAPARPAQLWHLLGFVAINVVVSGFGGLLTATSIDSWYPALAKPSFNPPDWIFGPVWSILYLLMAVAAWRVWRVAGWNEGRISLSLYFGQLALNLLWSALFFGLRQPAWALADCLLLLALIIVTGVLFWRRDRLAGILFVPYTAWVGFAALLNGAIVALN; encoded by the coding sequence ATGATCGATCAGTCAGCACCGGCCCGCCCGGCCCAGCTGTGGCATCTTCTTGGTTTTGTCGCCATCAATGTCGTTGTTTCGGGGTTTGGCGGGCTTTTGACTGCCACGAGCATCGACAGCTGGTATCCGGCGCTGGCCAAACCCAGTTTCAATCCACCCGATTGGATCTTCGGGCCGGTGTGGTCGATTCTGTATCTCCTGATGGCGGTAGCAGCGTGGCGGGTCTGGCGCGTTGCGGGCTGGAATGAGGGGCGCATATCGCTCTCCCTCTATTTCGGGCAATTGGCCCTCAATCTTCTGTGGTCGGCGTTGTTCTTCGGGCTGCGTCAGCCGGCCTGGGCACTGGCAGACTGCCTGCTCCTCCTGGCACTCATCATCGTCACGGGTGTGCTTTTCTGGCGCCGCGACCGGCTGGCCGGCATTCTGTTCGTGCCTTACACGGCCTGGGTAGGGTTTGCAGCACTGCTCAACGGCGCAATTGTGGCGCTCAATTAG
- a CDS encoding oxidoreductase, translating into MADPLLQPYRLKHLELKNRIFSTSHEPAYSVGGMPAARYQAYHEEKAKGGAAMTMIGGSSVVAKDSPQAFGNLYIHDDAIIPHFKALAERVHAYDCAVMCQITHLGRRTSWNKEHWLPVISASHQREPAHRSFPKTMEDFDISRTVRAYGAAAKRARAGNLDGVEVEAYGHLFDAFLSPRTNTREDNYGGSLENRMRFGVEVLTEMRRQAGSDFIIGVRMVIDEAEDGGLRFDEGIEIARRLHADGLMDFLNVIVGTIDTDEALSHIIPLMGTPAGPNFAKVKAARNLLPGLPVFHAARVNDLATARHWISDDAVDMIGMTRAHMADPHIVAKMMRGEEERIRPCVGAGYCIDRIYQGGEALCLHNPSTGREETMPHVIAPTAGAKKKVVIVGAGPAGLEAARVSALRGHKVTVFEATDRVGGQVALAAKVNRRKELVGITDWLYAECQHAGVTFRFNTFAEGSDITAENPDIVIIATGGTPNTAPFGEGGDLALSTWDVLSGQVALSDDIILYDDESGHEALSTAEFLTNKGIKFEIVTPERMVGAEVGGLNYPAYYKAFYQGDVKVTLNLRMKKIAKDGNQLVATLHNPYDKSTVERRAQQIIVAHGNLPADAVYFDLKEQSSNRGEIDFDAFIEGRPQTLKTNAAGSFQLFRIGDAVAARNIHAAIYDGLRLCKVF; encoded by the coding sequence ATGGCCGATCCCTTGTTGCAGCCATACCGCCTGAAGCACCTGGAATTGAAGAACCGCATCTTCTCGACCTCGCACGAGCCGGCCTATTCCGTAGGCGGCATGCCGGCCGCGCGCTACCAAGCCTATCACGAGGAGAAGGCCAAGGGCGGTGCTGCCATGACGATGATCGGCGGATCCTCCGTCGTCGCCAAGGATTCACCGCAGGCCTTCGGCAATCTCTATATCCACGATGATGCGATCATCCCGCATTTCAAGGCCCTGGCCGAGCGCGTCCATGCCTATGACTGCGCCGTCATGTGCCAGATCACGCATCTCGGCCGCCGCACCTCCTGGAACAAGGAACACTGGCTGCCGGTCATTTCAGCCTCGCATCAACGCGAACCGGCGCATCGCAGTTTCCCCAAGACGATGGAAGATTTCGACATCTCCCGAACCGTGAGGGCCTATGGCGCGGCAGCCAAGCGCGCCCGCGCCGGCAATCTGGACGGGGTCGAGGTCGAGGCCTATGGCCACCTTTTCGATGCATTCCTCTCGCCCCGCACCAACACGCGCGAGGACAATTATGGCGGCAGCCTGGAAAACCGCATGCGCTTCGGCGTCGAGGTCCTCACCGAGATGCGTCGCCAGGCCGGCAGCGATTTCATCATCGGCGTCCGTATGGTGATCGACGAGGCCGAAGACGGGGGCCTGCGCTTCGACGAGGGCATCGAGATTGCCAGGCGGCTGCATGCCGATGGCCTGATGGATTTCCTCAACGTCATCGTCGGCACGATCGATACGGATGAGGCGCTATCCCACATCATCCCGCTGATGGGCACGCCGGCTGGCCCGAACTTCGCCAAGGTGAAGGCGGCCCGCAACTTGCTTCCGGGCCTCCCCGTCTTCCACGCCGCCCGGGTCAACGACCTGGCGACCGCGCGGCACTGGATCAGCGATGACGCCGTCGACATGATCGGCATGACCCGCGCCCATATGGCGGACCCGCATATCGTTGCCAAGATGATGCGCGGCGAAGAGGAGCGCATCCGCCCCTGCGTCGGCGCTGGCTATTGCATCGACCGCATCTATCAGGGCGGCGAGGCTCTGTGCCTGCACAATCCATCGACCGGCCGCGAAGAGACGATGCCGCATGTCATCGCCCCCACCGCGGGCGCCAAGAAGAAGGTCGTGATCGTGGGTGCCGGGCCGGCGGGTCTTGAGGCCGCGCGCGTTTCCGCCTTGCGCGGTCACAAGGTCACGGTGTTTGAAGCGACCGACCGCGTCGGTGGCCAGGTAGCGCTAGCCGCCAAGGTCAACCGGCGCAAGGAACTGGTCGGCATCACCGATTGGCTCTATGCCGAATGCCAGCATGCCGGCGTGACCTTCCGCTTCAATACCTTCGCCGAGGGCAGCGACATCACGGCCGAAAACCCGGACATCGTCATCATCGCCACCGGTGGCACACCGAATACGGCGCCGTTCGGCGAGGGCGGCGATCTCGCTTTGTCGACCTGGGATGTGCTGTCGGGGCAAGTGGCGCTCTCGGACGATATCATTCTTTATGACGACGAAAGCGGGCACGAAGCTCTGTCGACTGCCGAGTTCCTGACCAACAAGGGCATCAAATTCGAGATTGTGACGCCGGAGCGCATGGTCGGCGCCGAAGTGGGCGGGCTCAACTATCCCGCCTACTACAAGGCCTTCTACCAGGGCGATGTGAAGGTGACACTGAACCTGCGCATGAAGAAGATCGCCAAGGACGGCAACCAATTGGTCGCCACCCTACATAACCCTTACGACAAATCGACCGTCGAACGCCGCGCCCAGCAGATCATCGTGGCGCACGGCAACCTTCCGGCGGATGCCGTCTACTTCGACCTCAAAGAGCAGAGCAGCAATCGCGGCGAGATCGATTTCGACGCCTTCATCGAAGGCCGTCCTCAAACGCTCAAAACGAACGCGGCGGGATCCTTCCAGCTGTTCCGCATCGGAGATGCGGTCGCTGCCAGAAACATCCACGCCGCGATCTATGACGGTCTAAGGCTGTGTAAAGTCTTCTGA
- a CDS encoding cytidine deaminase, which produces MPGRSSREVQPLPPLSSADQELLAAATDFIRSRYLENRHHIGAAVRGGSGRIYLGLHLDTYVGRCSVCAEAVALGGALSAGETRIEAIVSVRHPRPKEQHAEPKVVSPCGICREMLTDFAPGSAVIMTRNEALARVPVAELLPEKYRRAP; this is translated from the coding sequence ATGCCCGGACGATCATCACGCGAGGTTCAGCCTTTGCCGCCTTTATCATCGGCCGATCAGGAATTGCTGGCAGCTGCCACCGACTTCATCCGCAGCCGGTATCTGGAAAACCGGCATCATATCGGTGCGGCCGTGCGCGGTGGATCAGGCCGCATCTATCTTGGCCTCCATCTCGATACGTATGTGGGTCGGTGCTCGGTCTGCGCCGAAGCCGTTGCCTTGGGCGGCGCCCTTTCGGCGGGTGAAACCAGGATCGAGGCTATCGTGTCGGTCCGCCATCCCCGCCCCAAGGAACAGCATGCTGAACCCAAAGTCGTGTCACCCTGCGGCATCTGCCGGGAAATGCTGACCGATTTTGCCCCGGGCAGTGCCGTGATCATGACCAGGAACGAGGCGTTGGCCCGCGTGCCGGTGGCCGAACTGCTGCCGGAAAAATACCGCCGCGCGCCCTGA
- a CDS encoding DMT family protein — protein MPSFLTPQIAPILLLCISNVFMTFAWYGHLKFTSKPLWIVIIASWGIAFVEYCFAIPANRIGHTVYSAAELKTMQEIITLLVFCVFSITYLGEAIRWNHLVGFALIAAAGFFVFHKW, from the coding sequence ATGCCTTCCTTTCTGACGCCGCAGATCGCGCCGATCCTGCTCCTGTGCATCTCCAATGTTTTCATGACCTTCGCCTGGTATGGCCACCTCAAATTCACCTCGAAGCCGCTCTGGATCGTCATTATCGCATCCTGGGGCATCGCCTTCGTCGAATACTGCTTTGCTATTCCTGCCAATCGCATAGGTCACACCGTCTACTCGGCGGCCGAATTGAAGACGATGCAGGAGATCATCACGCTCCTCGTCTTCTGTGTCTTTTCGATTACGTATCTGGGTGAAGCGATCCGCTGGAACCATCTGGTGGGCTTCGCGCTCATTGCTGCCGCCGGCTTCTTCGTGTTCCACAAATGGTGA
- a CDS encoding alkene reductase, with translation MSKLLEPITVGDLHLPNRVVLAPLTRARASEGRVPNDLMRDYYVQRASAGLILTEATSVTPQGVGYADTPGIWSDEQVAGWRKITDAVHAAGGRIVSQLWHVGRISDPIFLNGDLPVAPSAIAAAGHVSLVRPQRPYVTPRALELDEIPGVIAAYAKGAENAKKAGFDGVQLHGANGYLLDQFLQDGTNKRTDSYGGSIENRAKLMLEAIDAAIKVWGPKRVGLHLAPRRDSHDMGDSTPAQTFGYVAEQVGKRGIAFIAAREHVGPDSLGPSLKKAFGGVYIANEGFTQESAEAILASGNADAVAFGKHFIANPDLPKRFATGAKLNEWDASTFYGGGAKGYTDYPALDLVDA, from the coding sequence ATGTCCAAGCTTCTTGAGCCAATTACTGTCGGCGACTTGCATTTGCCGAACCGCGTGGTGCTGGCGCCACTGACCCGCGCGCGTGCCAGCGAAGGCCGCGTTCCCAACGATCTGATGCGTGACTATTACGTCCAGCGCGCCTCCGCCGGTTTGATCCTCACCGAGGCGACGTCGGTCACGCCGCAAGGTGTTGGTTATGCCGACACGCCGGGGATCTGGTCCGATGAACAGGTCGCCGGTTGGCGCAAGATCACCGATGCCGTTCATGCCGCCGGCGGCCGCATCGTCTCGCAGCTGTGGCATGTCGGCCGCATTTCCGACCCCATCTTCCTCAACGGGGATCTGCCCGTGGCGCCGAGCGCCATTGCGGCGGCCGGCCATGTCAGCCTCGTCCGCCCGCAGCGCCCCTATGTAACGCCGCGCGCACTAGAGCTTGACGAGATCCCCGGCGTCATCGCCGCTTATGCCAAGGGGGCCGAGAACGCCAAGAAGGCGGGCTTCGACGGCGTGCAGCTTCATGGCGCCAATGGCTATCTGCTCGACCAGTTCCTGCAGGACGGCACGAACAAGCGCACCGACAGCTATGGCGGTTCCATCGAGAACCGCGCCAAGCTGATGCTCGAGGCGATCGATGCCGCCATCAAGGTGTGGGGGCCCAAGCGCGTTGGCCTGCATCTGGCGCCGCGCCGGGATTCCCATGACATGGGCGATTCCACGCCCGCCCAGACCTTCGGTTATGTCGCCGAGCAGGTGGGCAAACGTGGCATCGCCTTCATTGCGGCGCGCGAGCATGTGGGACCCGATAGCCTTGGCCCGTCGCTGAAGAAGGCCTTTGGCGGCGTCTATATCGCCAATGAAGGCTTCACCCAGGAGAGCGCCGAGGCAATTCTGGCCAGCGGCAATGCCGATGCGGTTGCGTTCGGCAAGCACTTCATCGCCAATCCGGACCTGCCCAAGCGGTTCGCCACCGGTGCCAAGCTCAACGAGTGGGATGCCAGCACTTTCTATGGCGGTGGCGCCAAGGGCTATACCGACTATCCGGCCCTCGATCTCGTCGACGCCTGA
- a CDS encoding GcvT family protein, whose protein sequence is MKSQARVVVIGGGVVGVSVLYHLTKRGWTDVMLVERSELTSGSTWHAAGGMHTINGDPNMSHLQAYTVKLYEELERESGQSCGVHRVGCLYLAGTEARAEYFKTELAKAHYLGIGLHEVSMDEVKKINPLVDTSKFTKAMFDPADGHVDPSSVTHAYAKAAKNKGATISLRNPVIELKQKPNGHWLVVTKEGTIEAEYVVNAGGLWAREVGRLAGIDLPILPMEHEYIVTNAIPEVEALDHEIPMTIDFEGESYLRQEQKGLLIGTYEHDCRHWALKGTPQDFGHELLQEDVDRIWSALEFAMTRYPCLEKGGIKRTINGPMVFAPDGNPLVGPVPGLTNYFTACGVMAGFSQGGGVGMVVANWIIDGEPGMDVFAMDVARFGPHNNRAFTIEKTTENYRRRFTMTFPNEELPAARPLKTSPIYPHLKSEGALFGASFGWEYPLWFAPKGTEAKEEPTYRRSNAFNHVATEVKNVRENVGIWETSSYGKIEVSGADAATFLDRMVSNKLPALGRTVLCPMLSPNGQIFGDLTVTRTAEDTFLMIGSGSAETYYTRWLNANAKGERVAIRNVTTSYSGLSLTGPKARAVLQQLTETDLSHAAFPFLAARQIHVGLADALVIRASFTGELGYEIYVAPHNLIHVFERLQAAGTEHGLKLFGVRALHSMRMEKGYGSWGRDFTADYNAAEADWGRFVKFDKGDFIGRAAAEKQFKAPLTRKISLLEIASNELDIMGAEPIFADGKAVARVTSGYFGHSVGKQLALAYLPVAGDRFEIEVLGKRVAASRLKEAPFDPSSSRLRS, encoded by the coding sequence ATGAAATCGCAAGCGCGCGTGGTCGTCATCGGTGGCGGCGTGGTGGGTGTCAGTGTGCTTTATCACCTGACCAAGCGCGGGTGGACCGATGTCATGCTGGTCGAGCGCTCGGAGCTCACCTCGGGCTCCACTTGGCATGCGGCCGGCGGCATGCACACGATCAACGGCGACCCGAACATGTCGCACCTCCAGGCCTATACCGTGAAGCTTTATGAAGAACTGGAGCGGGAATCGGGCCAGTCCTGCGGCGTGCACCGGGTGGGCTGCCTTTACCTTGCCGGTACCGAAGCGCGCGCTGAGTACTTCAAGACAGAGCTTGCCAAGGCGCATTACCTCGGCATCGGGCTTCACGAAGTCAGCATGGACGAGGTGAAGAAGATCAACCCGCTGGTCGATACCTCGAAATTCACCAAGGCGATGTTCGATCCGGCCGATGGCCATGTCGATCCGTCGAGTGTCACGCACGCCTATGCCAAGGCCGCCAAGAACAAGGGCGCCACGATCTCGCTGCGCAACCCGGTGATCGAATTGAAGCAGAAGCCGAACGGCCACTGGCTGGTGGTCACCAAGGAAGGCACGATCGAAGCGGAGTATGTGGTGAATGCCGGCGGCCTGTGGGCGCGCGAAGTCGGGCGTCTCGCCGGCATCGACCTGCCCATTCTGCCGATGGAGCATGAATACATCGTCACCAATGCGATCCCCGAGGTCGAAGCGCTGGACCACGAGATCCCAATGACGATCGACTTCGAGGGCGAGAGCTATCTGCGCCAGGAACAGAAGGGCCTGCTCATCGGCACCTATGAGCATGATTGCCGGCATTGGGCCTTGAAAGGCACGCCACAGGATTTCGGCCACGAACTGCTGCAGGAAGATGTCGACCGGATCTGGTCGGCACTGGAATTCGCGATGACCCGCTATCCCTGCCTCGAGAAGGGCGGCATCAAGCGCACCATCAACGGGCCGATGGTCTTTGCCCCCGACGGCAACCCGCTGGTGGGTCCGGTGCCGGGCCTCACCAACTATTTCACCGCCTGCGGCGTGATGGCGGGTTTCAGCCAGGGCGGCGGCGTCGGCATGGTCGTCGCCAATTGGATCATCGACGGTGAGCCGGGCATGGATGTGTTCGCGATGGATGTGGCCCGCTTCGGCCCGCACAACAACCGCGCCTTCACCATCGAGAAGACGACGGAGAACTATCGCCGCCGCTTCACCATGACGTTCCCGAACGAGGAATTGCCCGCGGCGCGCCCCTTGAAGACATCGCCCATCTATCCGCACCTCAAGAGCGAGGGGGCGCTGTTCGGCGCGTCGTTCGGCTGGGAGTATCCGCTGTGGTTTGCGCCCAAGGGCACGGAAGCTAAGGAGGAGCCGACCTATCGACGTTCCAATGCCTTCAACCATGTCGCTACCGAAGTGAAGAACGTGCGCGAAAATGTCGGCATCTGGGAGACATCGAGCTACGGCAAGATCGAGGTTTCCGGCGCCGATGCGGCAACGTTCCTCGACCGCATGGTCAGCAACAAGCTGCCGGCGCTGGGCCGCACGGTGCTGTGCCCGATGCTGTCGCCCAATGGCCAGATCTTTGGCGATCTCACCGTCACGCGCACGGCCGAGGACACGTTCCTGATGATCGGCTCGGGTTCCGCCGAGACCTATTACACGCGCTGGCTGAATGCGAACGCCAAGGGTGAACGCGTCGCGATCCGCAATGTCACGACCAGCTATTCCGGCTTGTCTCTGACGGGGCCGAAGGCGCGCGCCGTTCTGCAGCAGCTGACCGAGACGGATCTCAGCCATGCCGCCTTCCCATTCCTTGCGGCCCGGCAGATCCATGTCGGCCTCGCCGACGCGCTGGTCATCCGTGCAAGCTTCACCGGCGAGCTCGGCTACGAAATCTATGTGGCGCCCCACAATCTCATCCATGTCTTCGAGCGCCTGCAGGCGGCCGGTACTGAACACGGGTTGAAGCTGTTCGGCGTTCGCGCTCTGCATTCGATGCGCATGGAAAAAGGCTACGGATCCTGGGGCCGCGACTTCACGGCCGATTACAATGCGGCGGAGGCCGATTGGGGCCGCTTCGTCAAATTCGACAAGGGCGACTTCATCGGTCGTGCTGCGGCAGAGAAGCAGTTCAAGGCGCCGCTCACCCGTAAGATCTCGCTGCTCGAGATCGCCAGCAATGAGCTCGACATCATGGGTGCCGAGCCGATCTTTGCCGATGGCAAGGCGGTGGCGCGCGTCACCTCCGGCTATTTCGGGCATTCGGTTGGCAAGCAATTGGCTCTCGCCTATCTGCCCGTGGCTGGCGATCGGTTCGAGATCGAGGTCTTGGGCAAACGGGTTGCCGCCAGCCGCCTTAAGGAGGCTCCCTTCGACCCCAGCTCCAGCCGTCTGCGCAGCTGA